A section of the Bacillus sp. HSf4 genome encodes:
- a CDS encoding alanine/glycine:cation symporter family protein, which yields MEEILSEIINVPSGFIWTYLVYILIGIGLYFTFKLRFVQFRYFFEMFRIVGQKEEKGQGVSSLQAFFISAASRVGTGNLTGVALAVATGGPGAVFWMWVVALVGMASSFVESTLAQVYKVKDGDHFRGGPAYYMEKALGARWMGIIFAVLITITFGLIFNAVQANTIVGSMEGAFNLDKTTVGIVLAVLTGFIIFGGLKRVVTVTQLIVPVMAIIYLALALYVVLTNISQLPAVFAMIVKDAFGIEQIAGGTLGSLIIIGAKRGLFSNEAGMGSAPNAAATANVSHPAKQGFIQTLGVFFDTIVICSATAFMILLFNLTPGKELDGIQITQAAMQHHIGSWAPAFVAVAIFLFAFSSIVGNYYYGETNIEFIKKSKTALAVYRAAVVAMVIFGSVSGFQLVWDMADLFMGLMAIINLIAILLLSGIAAKVLKDYTAQCKEGKNPVFKASSIPGLKNTEAWEDEKETLKSK from the coding sequence ATGGAAGAAATTTTAAGCGAAATTATTAATGTCCCAAGCGGTTTTATTTGGACTTATTTAGTCTATATATTAATAGGTATAGGACTGTATTTTACTTTTAAACTGAGATTTGTCCAATTTCGTTATTTCTTTGAGATGTTTCGTATTGTCGGCCAAAAAGAAGAGAAAGGGCAAGGCGTTTCGTCTTTGCAGGCTTTCTTTATCTCAGCAGCTTCGCGGGTAGGAACGGGAAACCTGACCGGTGTGGCGCTGGCTGTTGCGACCGGCGGACCCGGAGCGGTCTTTTGGATGTGGGTTGTCGCTCTTGTAGGGATGGCATCAAGCTTTGTCGAGAGCACATTGGCCCAAGTCTATAAAGTAAAGGACGGCGATCATTTCCGCGGCGGTCCGGCTTATTACATGGAAAAAGCGCTCGGCGCCAGATGGATGGGCATTATCTTTGCCGTTTTAATTACGATTACATTCGGCTTGATCTTTAATGCGGTGCAAGCCAATACGATCGTCGGCTCCATGGAAGGGGCTTTCAACCTTGATAAAACAACGGTCGGAATTGTTCTTGCGGTATTGACCGGATTTATTATTTTCGGCGGCTTGAAACGGGTTGTAACAGTCACGCAATTAATTGTTCCCGTCATGGCCATCATTTATCTTGCCTTGGCTCTTTACGTCGTACTGACGAACATTTCGCAGCTGCCGGCTGTCTTTGCCATGATCGTGAAGGATGCGTTTGGCATCGAACAGATCGCAGGGGGTACCTTGGGATCGCTCATCATCATCGGTGCCAAGCGCGGTTTATTTTCAAATGAAGCCGGAATGGGAAGCGCGCCGAACGCGGCGGCGACTGCCAATGTGTCTCACCCCGCAAAACAAGGCTTTATCCAAACGCTCGGTGTATTCTTTGATACGATTGTCATCTGCAGTGCGACAGCCTTTATGATCCTTTTGTTCAATTTGACGCCGGGCAAAGAGCTTGACGGCATTCAGATTACACAAGCAGCGATGCAGCATCATATCGGAAGCTGGGCGCCTGCGTTTGTCGCCGTGGCGATTTTCCTGTTCGCTTTCAGCTCAATCGTCGGGAACTACTACTATGGTGAAACAAATATCGAATTTATTAAAAAGAGCAAAACGGCGCTTGCCGTTTATCGCGCGGCAGTTGTCGCAATGGTGATTTTCGGATCCGTCTCCGGCTTTCAGCTCGTATGGGACATGGCCGATTTATTCATGGGCTTAATGGCCATCATCAACCTGATCGCGATTCTCCTCCTGTCAGGAATCGCGGCCAAAGTGCTCAAGGATTATACAGCACAGTGTAAAGAAGGGAAGAATCCGGTCTTTAAAGCGAGCTCTATACCGGGGCTGAAGAATACAGAGGCTTGGGAAGATGAGAAGGAAACACTTAAATCAAAATAA
- a CDS encoding (S)-acetoin forming diacetyl reductase — translation MSKVSEKIAFVTGGGQGIGEAICKRLAEDGFAVAVADYNEETATQVAEDINKLNGKAIAVKVDVADRDDVFKAVDETVKRLGGLDVVINNAGLGPTTPIESITYEDYRKVYDVNVGGTYWGIQAAVKAFKELGHGGKIINASSQAGQVGNPGLAVYGGTKFAVRGITQTAAKDLAELGITVNAFCPGIVKTPMMMDIAQQTAHEAGKPFEWGLEQFSQNIALKRLSKPEDVAACVSYLAGPDSDYMTGQALIIDGGMVFN, via the coding sequence ATGAGTAAAGTATCTGAAAAAATTGCTTTTGTTACCGGCGGCGGCCAAGGAATTGGTGAAGCAATCTGCAAACGCTTGGCAGAGGACGGATTCGCTGTTGCAGTTGCTGATTATAATGAAGAAACTGCAACACAAGTTGCTGAGGACATTAACAAGCTTAACGGCAAAGCAATCGCGGTTAAAGTAGATGTTGCTGATCGTGATGATGTTTTTAAAGCTGTCGATGAAACAGTAAAACGTCTTGGCGGTCTTGATGTGGTGATCAATAATGCAGGTCTTGGACCAACCACCCCTATTGAAAGCATTACATATGAAGATTATCGGAAAGTCTATGATGTTAATGTTGGCGGTACTTATTGGGGAATACAAGCAGCTGTAAAAGCCTTCAAAGAACTTGGACACGGCGGGAAAATCATTAATGCTTCTTCTCAAGCCGGTCAAGTCGGCAATCCGGGCTTAGCCGTTTACGGCGGAACAAAGTTCGCTGTTCGCGGTATCACCCAAACGGCAGCAAAAGATCTAGCTGAATTAGGCATTACTGTAAACGCCTTTTGTCCGGGTATCGTAAAAACGCCGATGATGATGGACATTGCACAGCAAACCGCTCATGAAGCAGGCAAGCCATTTGAATGGGGATTGGAGCAATTCTCTCAAAATATTGCATTAAAACGCTTATCCAAACCGGAAGATGTAGCGGCATGCGTTTCCTACCTTGCAGGACCAGATTCAGATTATATGACTGGTCAAGCACTTATCATCGATGGCGGGATGGTGTTCAATTAA